The genomic stretch GTGCCGATGGTCGACTTGATCTGGGTGACCTTCAGCTGAGCCATCTCAGACCCCCTGACCGGCCCGCGCACGCAGCATGGCGGCCGGAGCGACGTCCTCCAGGGGCAGACCGCGGCGGGCCGCGATCTCCTCGGGACGGACGAGGTCCTTCAGCGCCTGCATGGTGGCGTGGACGATGTTGATCGGGTTCGACGACCCGAGGCTCTTGGAGAGCACGTCGTGGATGCCGGCGCACTCCAGCACGGCACGCACCGGACCACCGGCGATGACACCGGTACCCGGGCTGGCCGGCTTGAGCAGCACGACACCGGCCGCCGCCTCACCCTGCACCGGGTGCGGGATGGTGCTGGCGATGCGCGGCACGCGGTAGAAGTGCTTCTTGGCCTCCTCGACGCCCTTGGCGATCGCCGCGGGCACCTCCTTGGCCTTGCCGTAGCCGACACCCACGGTGCCATCGCCGTCGCCCACGATCACCAGAGCGGTGAAGCTGAAGCGCCGACCGCCCTTGACGACCTTGGACACGCGGTTGATGGCAACCACGCGCTCGATGAACTGGCTCTTCTCGGCGGGCGCGCCTCCGGGCCCCCGCCCGCCGTCACGGCGGTCGCGGCGGTCGTTACCGCCGCCGGCGCCGCCGCCGCGTCGCTGTGGTCCTGGCATCAGACGTCCCTCTCGATCTCAGTTGCCGTGCTCATCAGAAGTCCAGCCCGCCCTCGCGGGCGCCGTCCGCCAGCGCCGCGATGCGGCCGGCGTACCGGTTGCCACCACGGTCGAAGACCACCGCGGTGATCCCGGCCGCCTTGGCCCGCTCGGCCACCAGCGCACCGACCTGCTTGGCGAGGGAGGACTTGTCGCCCTCGGCGCCCTTCAAGCTGGCGTCCAGCGTGGACGCACTGACCAGGGTACGGCCGACGGTGTCGTCGACCACCTGGACGTGCATGTGCCGGCTGCTGCGCTTGACCACCATGCGGGGACGCTCCGGCGTGCCGGAGACCCGCTTGCGCAGCCGGTTGTGGCGGCGCAGCCGCGAAACGCGGCGGGCGGTGCTGATGTCGGTGCCCACGGGCTTGTGCACCCGGGCACCCTTGTCGCTCTGTGCCTGTGCCATCACTTGCCCGTCTTCCCGACCTTGCGCTTGACGACCTCACCCTGGTACCGCACACCCTTGCCCTTGTACGGGTCGGGCTTGCGGAGCTTGCGGATGTTGGCCGCGACCTGGCCCACCTGCTGCTTGTCGATCCCGCTCACCCGGATGCGGGTGGGGGCCTCGACGGTGAAGGTGATGCCCTCGGGCGCCTTCACCGGAACCGGGTGGCTGAAGCCCAGGGCGAACTCGAGGTCCGACCCACGGGCCTGCACGCGGTAACCCACGCCGACGATCTCCAGGGTCTTGTCGTAGCCCTGGGTCACGCCGGTGATCATGTTGGCGATGAGGGTACGGGAGAGGCCGTGCAGCGCCCGGCTCTCACGCTCGTCGTTGGGACGCTGCACCAGGAGGGTGCCGTCCTCACCGCGCTCGACGGTGATGGGAGCTGGGACCGTGTGGCTCAGCTTCCCCTTCGGGCCCGAGACGTTGACGGTCTGCCCGTCGAGGGCGACCTCCACACCACTGGGCACCGGAACCGGGAGTCGTCCGATCCGTGACATGTCTGCTCGCTCCTCTTACCAGACGTAGGCGAGGACTTCCCCACCCACGCCCTTCTTGTTCGCCTGCTTGTCGGTGAGCAGCCCGGTGGAGGTCGAGATGATCGCGACCCCCAGGCCACCCAGCACCTTGGGCAGCGACGTCGACTTCGCGTAGACCCGCAGGCCCGGCTTCGACACGCGCCGGACGCCGGCGATGCTGCGCTCACGGTTGGGGCCGTACTTGAGGGTGACGACCAGCTCCTTGCGGATGTGGCCGTCCTTCTCGACGTCGTTGACGGTCCAGCCGCCGATGTAACCCTCCTTCTGGAGGATCTCGGCGACGTGCGTCTTGAGCTTCGACGACGGCATGGCGGCGGTGTCGTGGTACGCCTGGTTGGCGTTCCGCAGCCGCGTGAGCATGTCCGCGATCGGGTCGGTCATCGTCATGTCGGGTGGTGCCTCTCTCGCCGCGGTTCCTCTGGGGCTGGGTCGGTACGACTTGGCCCGGGGCCTCTCGGCGATCGGTGGTGCTCGAGTGGTGATGTGCTGGAACGCCCCGGCTGCTCAGCGAGCAGCCGGGCCGTTCACCAGCTGGACTTGCTGACGCCCGGCAGTTCGCCGGCGTGCGCCATCTCGCGCAAGCAGATGCGGCACAGGCCGAACTTGCGGAACACCGCGTGCGGACGACCGCACCGCTGGCAGCGGGTGTAACCGCGCACCGCGAACTTCGGCTTGCGAGCCGCCTTGTTGATCAGAGCCTTCTTGGCCATATCGCTTCTCCTCGCCCGCTCAGCGGGTCGCGTTCACGACGGTCTGGCCGGCGAAGGGGAAGCCGAGCAGCGTGAGCAGCTCGCGGCCCTCCTCGTCGGTGGTCGCGGTGGTCACCAGGGTGATGTCCATGCCGCGGGGCCGGTCGATCTTGTCGACGTCGATCTCGCGGAACATCGACTGCTCGGTCAGGCCGAACGTGTAGTTGCCGTGCCCGTCGAACTGCTTCGGGTTCAGGCCACGGAAGTCGCGGATGCGGGGCAGGGCCAGCGACAGCAGCCGGTCCAGGAACTCCCACATGCGGTCGCCGCGCAGGGTGACCTTCGCGCCGATCGGCATGCCCTCGCGCAGCTTGAACTGCGCGATGGACTTGCGGGCCCGGACGACGGCGGGCTTCTGGCCGGTGATGGCGGTGAGGTCGCGGACCGCGCCGTCCATCAGCTTGGCGTCACGGGTGGCCTCGCCGACGCCCATGTTCACCACGATCTTCACCAGACCGGGGATCTGCATGACGTTGGGGTAGCCGAACTCGCTCTGCAGCGCCGGTGCGATGTCCGCGCGGTAGCGGGCGAGCAGGCGGGGCAGCTCACGGGAGGGTGCGCTCATGGGGATCAGAGGTCCTTACCGGTGCGCCGCGAGACCCGGATGCTGCGGCCTTCCTCGTCCTTGCGGTAACCGACCCGGGTCGGCTTGTCCTCGCTGTCGATGACCATCACGTTGCTGACGTGGATGGCCGCCTCCTGCGTGACGATCCCGCCCGACTGCGCACCACGCTGGGTGGAGCTGATCCGGGTGTGCTTCTTCACCCGACCGATGCCCTCGACGAGCACCTTCTGGGTCTTGGGGAAGGCGGCGATGACCCGGCCCTTGGCGCCCTTGTCCTTGCCGGACAGCACCACGACCTGGTCGCCCTTCTTGACCTTCATCGACGGGGTCTTCCCGCTGACGTGCTCAGCCATGATCACAACACCTCCGGAGCGAGCGAGATGATCCGCATGAAGCGCTTGTCGCGCAGCTCGCGGCCGACGGGGCCGAAGATGCGCGTCCCGCGCGGGTCGCCGCTGTCGCGGATGATGACCGCGGCGTTCTCGTCGAAGCGGATGTAGGAGCCGTCGGGACGGCGCCGCTCCTTCACGGTGCGGACGATGACGGCCTTGACCACATCGCCCTTCTTCACGCCGGCGCCCGGGAGGGCGTCCTTCACGGTGGCCACGATGATGTCGCCGATGCCCGCGTAGCGTCGCCCGGAGCCACCGAGCACACGGATGCACAAGATCTCCTTGGCACCGGTGTTGTCGGCGACTCGCAGCCGCGACTCCTGCTGGATCACTACCTGCTCCTCGTACTAGTGGTGACAGCCGGGCCGGATCGGTGAACCGGCTGTCCGGTTCCCACGTGCGGACAGCCGGTGGCGTGTGCCACCGGCCGTCCGTACAGGGGTACCGGGATGCGGCGCGCCCGTCAGGCGCGCCAGTCGTCCAGAGTACCTGCTGTTCACCCGGCCGTTGCAGCCGGATGCGTCACTTGGCCTTCTCGACGACGGTCACCAGGCGCCAGCGCTTGGTGGCCGAGGTGGGGCGCGTCTCCATGATCTGCACCCGGTCGCCGATGCCGGCGGTGTTCTGCTCGTCGTGCGCCTTCAGCTTGCTGGTCCGGCGGAGCACCTTGCCGTACAGCCCGTGCTTCACGCGGTCCTCGACCTCGACGACGATGGTCTTGTCCATCTTGTCGCTGACGACCAGGCCCTCACGGACCTTGCGGTAGCCACGCCCGGCCAGGCCGGGCCCGGTCGAGGTCTCGGTGGTGTTGGTGACCTCGCTCATGCGACACCCTCGTTCGGGGCGACCGAGAGGCCCAGCTCGCGCTCGCGCATGATCGTGTAGATCCGGGCGATGTCGCGGCGGACGGTCTGCAGTCGCCGGTTGTTGTCCAGCTGGCCGGTGGCCACCTGGAACCGCAGGTTGAACAGCTCTTCGCGCGACTCGCGCAGCCGGGTGGCCAGCTCGTCGGCGGACAGCTCGCGCAGCTCGGGCGCAGTCAGTCCGGCGGCCATCACACCTCTCCTTCACGGGTGATGAAGCGGCACTTCATGGGGAGCTTGTGGATGGCGCGACGCATGGCCTCGCGGGCCACGGGCTCGGCGACACCGGAGAGCTCGAACATGATGCGGCCGGGCTTCACGTTGGCCACCCACCACTCGGGCGAGCCCTTTCCGGAACCCATGCGGGTCTCGGCCGGCTTCTTGGTCAGCGGGCGGTCCGGGTAGATGGAGATCCAGACCTTGCCGCCACGCTTGATGTGGCGGGTCATGGCGATACGAGCGGACTCGATCTGCCGGTTGGTGACGTACGCCGGCTCGAGGGCCTGGATGGCGTACTCGCCGAAGTTGATCGCCGTGCCGCCCTTGGCCCGCCCGGTACGGTCCGGGTGGTGCTGCTTGCGGTGCTTGACCCGACGCGGGATCAGCATGATCAGGCCCCCTGCTCCGGAGTCGTGTTGTTCTCGGTACCGGCCGCGTCAGCGGCGGACGTGGCGGCCGCGGTGCCCTCGGCGCCGGCGGCCTGAGCGATGGTCTGCTCGGCCGGGGCGTCACCCGAGGTGACGGCGACAGCGTCCGGAGCGGCGTCCGGCGTGGGACCCGAGACCTCGGCAGCGGCGCGGCCGGCCTCGGTGCCACCGGCGGTGGTGCCGCTGGAGCCCGAACGACGCGGACGCTGCGGACGCTCACGGCGGGCCTGGCGCTGGGCGAGGGCCTCGAGGGCCTCCCGCTCGGCACGCGAGCCGCTGGCGTCACCCTTGTAGATCCACACCTTCACGCCGATGCGGCCGAAGGTCGTGCGGGCCTCGTAGATGCCGTAGTCGATGTTCGCGCGCAGCGTGTGCAGCGGCACCCGACCCTCGCGGTAGAACTCCGAGCGGCTCATCTCGGTGCCGCCGAGGCGACCCGAGCACTGCACCCGGATGCCCTTGACCTGCGGGCTCCGCTGCGCGGACTGCATCGCCTTGCGCATGGCACGGCGGAAGCTGACCCGGCTGGAGAGCTGCTCGGCGACGCCCTGGGCGACCAGCTGCGCGTCCGACTCGGGGTTCTTGACCTCGAGGATGTTCAGCTGCACCTGCTTGCCGGTGAGCTTCTCCAGCTCGCCACGGATCCGGTCCGCCTCGGCGCCGCGGCGACCGATGACGATGCCCGGACGGGCGGTGTGGATGTCCACCCGGACCCGGTCACGGGTGCGCTCGATCTCAACCTTCGAGATCCCGGCGCGCTCCATACCCTTGCCCATGAGCTTGCGGATG from Modestobacter roseus encodes the following:
- a CDS encoding type Z 30S ribosomal protein S14, which encodes MAKKALINKAARKPKFAVRGYTRCQRCGRPHAVFRKFGLCRICLREMAHAGELPGVSKSSW
- the rpsQ gene encoding 30S ribosomal protein S17, with the translated sequence MSEVTNTTETSTGPGLAGRGYRKVREGLVVSDKMDKTIVVEVEDRVKHGLYGKVLRRTSKLKAHDEQNTAGIGDRVQIMETRPTSATKRWRLVTVVEKAK
- the rpmC gene encoding 50S ribosomal protein L29, giving the protein MAAGLTAPELRELSADELATRLRESREELFNLRFQVATGQLDNNRRLQTVRRDIARIYTIMRERELGLSVAPNEGVA
- the rpsH gene encoding 30S ribosomal protein S8, with amino-acid sequence MTMTDPIADMLTRLRNANQAYHDTAAMPSSKLKTHVAEILQKEGYIGGWTVNDVEKDGHIRKELVVTLKYGPNRERSIAGVRRVSKPGLRVYAKSTSLPKVLGGLGVAIISTSTGLLTDKQANKKGVGGEVLAYVW
- the rplE gene encoding 50S ribosomal protein L5 yields the protein MSAPSRELPRLLARYRADIAPALQSEFGYPNVMQIPGLVKIVVNMGVGEATRDAKLMDGAVRDLTAITGQKPAVVRARKSIAQFKLREGMPIGAKVTLRGDRMWEFLDRLLSLALPRIRDFRGLNPKQFDGHGNYTFGLTEQSMFREIDVDKIDRPRGMDITLVTTATTDEEGRELLTLLGFPFAGQTVVNATR
- the rplR gene encoding 50S ribosomal protein L18, with amino-acid sequence MAQAQSDKGARVHKPVGTDISTARRVSRLRRHNRLRKRVSGTPERPRMVVKRSSRHMHVQVVDDTVGRTLVSASTLDASLKGAEGDKSSLAKQVGALVAERAKAAGITAVVFDRGGNRYAGRIAALADGAREGGLDF
- the rpsC gene encoding 30S ribosomal protein S3, which gives rise to MGQKVNPHGFRLGITTDYKSRWYADKLYADYVKEDVAIRKLMGKGMERAGISKVEIERTRDRVRVDIHTARPGIVIGRRGAEADRIRGELEKLTGKQVQLNILEVKNPESDAQLVAQGVAEQLSSRVSFRRAMRKAMQSAQRSPQVKGIRVQCSGRLGGTEMSRSEFYREGRVPLHTLRANIDYGIYEARTTFGRIGVKVWIYKGDASGSRAEREALEALAQRQARRERPQRPRRSGSSGTTAGGTEAGRAAAEVSGPTPDAAPDAVAVTSGDAPAEQTIAQAAGAEGTAAATSAADAAGTENNTTPEQGA
- the rplX gene encoding 50S ribosomal protein L24 — encoded protein: MKVKKGDQVVVLSGKDKGAKGRVIAAFPKTQKVLVEGIGRVKKHTRISSTQRGAQSGGIVTQEAAIHVSNVMVIDSEDKPTRVGYRKDEEGRSIRVSRRTGKDL
- the rplN gene encoding 50S ribosomal protein L14; the protein is MIQQESRLRVADNTGAKEILCIRVLGGSGRRYAGIGDIIVATVKDALPGAGVKKGDVVKAVIVRTVKERRRPDGSYIRFDENAAVIIRDSGDPRGTRIFGPVGRELRDKRFMRIISLAPEVL
- the rpsE gene encoding 30S ribosomal protein S5, with translation MPGPQRRGGGAGGGNDRRDRRDGGRGPGGAPAEKSQFIERVVAINRVSKVVKGGRRFSFTALVIVGDGDGTVGVGYGKAKEVPAAIAKGVEEAKKHFYRVPRIASTIPHPVQGEAAAGVVLLKPASPGTGVIAGGPVRAVLECAGIHDVLSKSLGSSNPINIVHATMQALKDLVRPEEIAARRGLPLEDVAPAAMLRARAGQGV
- the rplP gene encoding 50S ribosomal protein L16, with translation MLIPRRVKHRKQHHPDRTGRAKGGTAINFGEYAIQALEPAYVTNRQIESARIAMTRHIKRGGKVWISIYPDRPLTKKPAETRMGSGKGSPEWWVANVKPGRIMFELSGVAEPVAREAMRRAIHKLPMKCRFITREGEV
- the rplF gene encoding 50S ribosomal protein L6, with amino-acid sequence MSRIGRLPVPVPSGVEVALDGQTVNVSGPKGKLSHTVPAPITVERGEDGTLLVQRPNDERESRALHGLSRTLIANMITGVTQGYDKTLEIVGVGYRVQARGSDLEFALGFSHPVPVKAPEGITFTVEAPTRIRVSGIDKQQVGQVAANIRKLRKPDPYKGKGVRYQGEVVKRKVGKTGK